AAACCATTACTGGTACGATAATAAGCGTTAAAATCACGCCCCATACAAGAACGAAAAGACCAAATCCTCCACTCGCAATTAATTGATCTAAATTCCAACTAAAAAAGAAATCGTAATCTAAAGGAAAAGCATTTTTGAAGTCGTACCAAGGCTTTTCGAATCGAACTAATATTTCTGGTATCAAAAAGGCGAATACTATTTGAAAGAACCATACCGAAGTTGTTCTTAATACCTGATACTTGTTATGACGATATTTAATGTACATCCGAATTGCCATAACAGTCATTACAGTACAATATAAAAAGCCATATAGAAACCATTGGCTCGCGGGATTACCACTTAAGCTCATACTAATTGGATCCACTATATATACCCAACTTAATATGTAATCGGGTCTAAAATAAAGGAGCAGATAAAACCCTACTAAGAACACAAAAGCAAACCAGCCTATCCATCCTCGGTTGGTAGCAGCCGTTGTCCATATGTCGTTATTTTTCATGGATGGAGAACCCATGGTTAACACTCCCGGGATA
The Flavobacteriales bacterium genome window above contains:
- a CDS encoding FeS-binding protein is translated as MKIIQNIGLVIFLTGLAVFCSLMFFGSYNLSQESFDELVSRKGIKSEVFIENIATNVIGKGYSDPFSFSTEITNALDESNAGYKANSEWDKVIWDKPHSLSFELIKEAGGGIVKENKWTFWFLTFGLGIIGALLFIIPGVLTMGSPSMKNNDIWTTAATNRGWIGWFAFVFLVGFYLLLYFRPDYILSWVYIVDPISMSLSGNPASQWFLYGFLYCTVMTVMAIRMYIKYRHNKYQVLRTTSVWFFQIVFAFLIPEILVRFEKPWYDFKNAFPLDYDFFFSWNLDQLIASGGFGLFVLVWGVILTLIIVPVMV